A window of Homalodisca vitripennis isolate AUS2020 unplaced genomic scaffold, UT_GWSS_2.1 ScUCBcl_124;HRSCAF=1272, whole genome shotgun sequence contains these coding sequences:
- the LOC124370417 gene encoding uncharacterized protein LOC124370417 — MMNDVVIGSPRKTKRRDPSNYKLNIVKEARVKGQSYVSHKGKEVSAKKPQFDCRCANKCLKNLGEEDCLDVFQRFYDIPSKNEQDLYIQGLIDAVDVQQRRPREDVVNRGKKNASFSYHLMVGVTRKEVCFKAFLSVFSISEKRVRRIRNLKLLGKTPEDKRGKGVSHALPVEIYHLVHEHIQSFPLKETHYCGKKKYYLSADLNIKKMWQMYQEKHPQVIPKVSLSFFWQYYHDNFNYPFGRPQVDVCSTCEELNIKIKSPNLNDVAKRAAVAELLVHKAKSKKFYSALQHEQSEEGKNEKHVLSLAFDYMKTISIPKLPVQELYYMRQISVNVFGIHNLKDNKTTIFLYHEGVAKKPPNEVCSFLNEYLKSVSDQYTELRLFSDNCSGQNKNQALSRLCLYLTDSGRFRKVTQYFPLRGHSFLPCDRDFGIISKALKKNDRIFTVHEITLTLRRSRGSVVMDALSICLTCEEQ; from the exons ATGATGAATGATGTTGTGATTGGAAGTCCTCGTAAGACGAAACGTCGAGATCCAtctaattacaaactaaatattgttaaagagGCTCGAGTAAAGGGACAATCTTATGTCAGCCATAAGGGGAAAGAAGTGTCAGCCAAGAAACCACAATTTGATTGCAG ATGTgccaacaaatgtttaaaaaacctcGGTGAGGAAGACTGTCTTGATGTATTCCAAAGATTTTATGACATTCCTTCCAAAAATGAGCAAGACTTGTATATCCAAGGATTAATTGACGCTGTAGATGTGCAACAAAGACGGCCTAGAGAAGACGTCGTGAACAGAGGAAAGAAAAATGCTTCATTTTCTTATCATCTTATGGTAGGAGTTACACGGAAAGAGGTatgtttcaaagcttttttatcCGTGTTCTCCATTAGTGAGAAACGAGTTAGGAGGATTAGAAATCTAAAACTTCTAGGCAAAACTCCTGAGGACAAAAGAGGTAAAGGTGTCAGCCATGCTTTACCTGTCGAAATCTATCATTTAGTGCATGAGCACATACAATCTTTTCCACTCAAAGAAACACATTATTGTGgcaaaaaaaaatactacttgtCTGCAGacctgaacattaaaaaaatgtggcAAATGTATCAAGAAAAACATCCGCAAGTTATACCTAAGGTTAGCCTAAGTTTCTTTTGGCAATATTACCATGATAATTTTAACTATCCATTTGGTCGCCCACAAGTGGATGTATGTAGCACTTGTGAGGagctcaatattaaaataaaatctccaaACTTGAATGATGTGGCGAAAAGAGCAGCAGTTGCTGAACTGCTTGTCCATAAagccaaaagtaaaaaattttactcaGCTTTACAACATGAGCAATCAGAAGAGGGTAAAAATGAAAAACACGTGTTATCCCTAGCCTTTGACTACATGAAGACAATTTCAATTCCAAAATTACCGGTTCAAGAGCTCTATTACATGAGGCAGATATCAGTTAATGTTTTTGGGATACACAACCTAAAAGACAACAagacaacaatatttttgtaccatGAAGGAGTGGCAAAAAAACCCCCTAATGAAGTTTGTTCTTTCCTCAATGAGTACTTAAAGTCGGTGTCTGATCAGTATACTGAACTTCGACTGTTTAGTGATAATTGTTCTGGACAGAACAAAAATCAGGCCCTGTCAAGATTGTGTCTGTATCTAACAGACTCGGGGAGATTTAGGAAAGTGACTCAATACTTTCCCTTACGTGGTCACAGTTTTCTTCCCTGTGATAGGGATTTTGGGATCATTTCCAAGGCCCTGAAGAAAAATGACCGAATCTTTACTGTTCATGAGATAACACTgacattgagacgctccagg